In Phycisphaerae bacterium, the following proteins share a genomic window:
- the rpmE gene encoding 50S ribosomal protein L31, with translation MKKDIHPKYQKVVVHCGCGSTFETFSTAEEIHAEICSMCHPFYTGKQKFVDTAGRIERFQKKYGKDYFKKKEK, from the coding sequence ATGAAGAAAGATATACATCCAAAATATCAAAAGGTAGTGGTTCATTGCGGCTGCGGGAGTACATTCGAGACTTTCAGCACAGCAGAAGAAATACACGCCGAAATCTGTTCGATGTGCCATCCATTCTATACAGGCAAGCAGAAATTCGTCGATACCGCGGGACGGATAGAGCGGTTCCAAAAGAAATACGGCAAAGATTACTTCAAGAAAAAAGAAAAATAA